The window CGCTATGGGCAGTAGTAGATATTACGGATCAGCGTTTGGTGGGCTTGCGTTGGACCAATGTAGGAGAGGATGCACCTTCTATTGTAGTTACTGAAAAGAAACTGCAAAATGAAAACATTACTGATTGTTATTGTGAGCAGGTGAACAAATTGAATAGAGATGGATGGAAAATGGATTATGTACTCACCAGTTCTGATGGATTGATGATTTCAGGTGTGCAGTACAATGGAAGAGACGTGATGCACAGCGCTAAATTGGTTGATTGGCATGTGAGCTATTCAAATACTGATGGATTTGGTTATAGTGATGCAGTTGGTTGTCCCATCTTCAGTCAATCAGCTGTTGTTGCAACTGAACCACCACAAATTTTTGAACTCGTAGAAGCAGATACCACTGCAGGATTTGTATTAGAACAGAAATACTACAGCGAGTTATGGCCTGGTCCGTGCAATTACAGTTATGCCCAGCGCTTTTTGTTTTACAAAGACGGTCGTTTCCGTGTAACCTGTGCCAGTATTGGACGTGGTTGTGGGAACGATGGTACTTATCGTCCCGTGATGCGTATCGTGATGGCAGGTGAGCAACAGCGTTTTTCAGAGTGGCAGCAGAATGGTTGGATACCCTGGAGGAAAGAACGCTGGCAATTACAACAGCCTACTACGAATTACTCACCTGATGGATCGCAATATAAGATTGAACGAAAAGATCAGACAGGTTATCTGATAGAGCCGGGCAAAGGACAATTTGGTGATGGGGGCAGGGGCGATCAGGCTTTTGTTTATGTTACCAAAAATCATCCTGAGAAAGATGAGGGTGAAACTGATTTGATTACGATTGGCCCTTGCTGCAACACAGATTTTCGTCAAGGACCGGAGAAGTTCATCGATAAGGTTCCAGAAAATATTTATGACACTAAACTAGTAATCTGGTATGTGCCGCAAATGAAGAATGATGATGCACCAGGCAAACAATACTGTTGGGCAGAAACTTATTTAGAGAACGGTGTATATAAAGTGAAAGCCTATCCGTGTTTTGCCGGACCGTTATTCAAACCCATACCGGCAAAATAAAAAGACCCCGCATGTGCGGGGCCTTTCCGTCGTTGATACCAATACCAATTATCTATTCACAACAATCTTTGCTGCTTTGTAGCGAACGCTAGTGCCGTTTACATTGATGATGCCAATCATCTGTTGAGGCGCAATTGTTTTTGTGAGATCTACATCTACCACATTGTTGCCTTCAACAGTAGTTATCGTCTTTTCAAACAAGCTTCTGCCTGTTGCTGCATCTGTAATACGAATGGTTGCAGGCGCTGCTGTGTTGGCTTCAAATCCGATTTTGAAAATGCCGTTAGCAGGGTTAGGATAAATCCTCAGTTCTTTTGCATCCTTGTTCTCGGGTGTTGCAACTGCACCTTTTACAAATGCGGCATCGTAAATGCCACCTGTGAGACTAGTTTGCTTGCCATTCACCTCAAATGAGAATACTACTTGCGCGATATCATTTGGATTGATTTTATCCTTGGTACCGTTTGCCGCAAAATCAATCAGGTTTAAGGTGTAGTCTTTTTTGCTGTTGGTTAAGGCTACAGCATAGCTGTATTGCTTATTCCAATCAGTAATAGACTTTTTCACCAATGTTACACGCAGTGTGCCTGTTCCAGTTGCACTGAACTTGAGTTGATTATATGCTGTAAGGTCTTGCTCTGTAGCACCACCTGCAAGAATCTTATAGAGTGTTACAAAATCCTTGGTTGAAGCATTGAATTCAGCATTGCGTAGTAAAGGATACTCATCTCCATATTTGCGGGTATCATTGTTCACAACTGCAAAACGATTCAATGAAGTAGTTGTGCTATTGTAATCAATACCCCAACCGCCATCTGCCATATACAGTGCGTCTTCCAGTTTGCCATTTACATATACTTTGATATCTGTTTCGTAGAAATCGCCTACTGGCACTGCCACTTGGGTCTGACCTTTTGCATTCAATGTTACAGGAATCAAACGCTTGCTCACTGCAGCTTTTTCATTTGCTTTTTCAGCCATTTCTAAGTATGCAGTAGTTGCACTGGTTGTGTTATTGATGCGCAGATTCAGGGTATTACCTGCACGCTTGCCAGCCAGTACATAGGTCTGAGGTAAGCCTGCAACTTTGATCTGCTGCACCTTCATGCTGCTGTTGAGTTTATCCAGCACATCAATCATCATATCCGTAACGAGGTGAGGTGCTGCTGCCCATAACTGGAAATTGTACATCACTTCATCGTTCTGGTAATTTTGATTCAACCAATTTGATTGGAAAGTATAGCTGTTTCTGCCATTCTTCATACCAACAGAGAAGCTGGTGGCAAATTCAATCGCACCGTTTTCACGCTTCAGTGTGTAGCGAACGAAATCCAAACCATTCAGTGTAAAGTTTTCCATGCCAATCAGTTCAGCACCTCTTAAACGGTCGCACACTGGTTTGGTGTGGTTATACACTTCACCGCTGGTCTTAGTAGCAAATGCTACGGCTTTACATTCGTTGTTTTGAGTGAAGTCGATGGAAATTACTTCCTTGGCGTTGGTAAAGCCAGTTAAGTCTGTTGGGGAAGTGAGGTATAATTTATAGCCTGGGTCCAGCATTCTGGCAGGCATCAGTTCTGAGAGGCTGAGCGCGCCGGCTACATTGTTTGAAGCATCGGTTGAGGTCAGCATTTGCATCTTGCCGGTTGAAGGCAATTCAGTGAAACGCTGATAATCAATTGAACCAAACTCGTTGTTGATAGCTTTGTTGTAGTTACGCTTACCAATAATATCACCAAGACTCTTACTTTCTACGCCACCCGTATTACCAGAGTAAACGATTGATCCGTTGGGATTCAGTACCGGAATATTGCTTCTGTTATCGCAGGTGTTTGGATTAGTGGTAACATAGAACAGACAGTCATTGAAATCCTGATCACCACCCAAATCGCGACGAATATCTTCAAAGCCTAATACAATTCTATTAGTAACAGAATCAGTAACCATCACCATGTGCTTACGCTTGGTAGGATCCGCAACAGCAGTGTTCCATGAAGAGATAGACCAGATAGCACCGTTACCTACAGTAGGTGCAGAGCCATTCCAGCCGTTTGAAAACAATACAAATGCAATCTTGGTTCCTGATGGGAAATTGCCGAGAAAAACTTTGTCGCCTGCATTTAATTCGCCACCATCACCAGTTCTGGATGCATTGGGGAAAATCAAAGTCACTTGATTGTTTGCAGGAGCGGTAGCAGGAGTGTTTCCAGTAAATGTATAAAAGCCAAGTACGTTTCTGTATGATGCACCTTCGTATACGAAGCTCACCCATACATCAATATTACAATTGGCTTGAATTGTTTCAGGAACTGTATCAGAAATCAGTCTTGGACTGTAAGTGGGTACAGGTCTTGTTTCAGGTAAAGTGTTGTTGATTCTTGTTCTGAAATCGTTGGTAACAACATCACTAGGTGTAACCAAATAGTTGGGTTTACCATTGCTGTTGTATGTGCCCAGCGTCTGAAATTGTGCATCAGCTGTTGCGAAAATCAGCGTTGCTGATAATAGCGTCGACAAGAGCTTTGAGTAGCTTTTTGCCATAGGATGATTGGTTTGCGTTTTTACTAGGTATTGGTTTGTCAACGATTAGTTTGCACTTTTCAATGACCATACAAAAGTATCGAATCGCGTAGGCTGACAATTTTTTCGACCTTAAATAGGCCTTAAGACCTGCTTAAAAAGTCTTAATAGCTGAGAGATTCCTTACCAAAGAAGGTTTTTCATAGAATCTGCGCTTTCTTGAGCGTTTCTTGCTGGCAGCGCATGTTTTTTTCTGAATTTCCAGGGTTTTAGACTTGTGTGCGAAATGTTTACACCGGTTTTTTGCCCCCTTGCACCTTTATAAGTAGGTTTGCGGCGCTATGGAAATTACCGTTAAAACCGCCCAGCAACTCCGTCTTACTGAAGAGGAATTCGAATTGATTAAGTCAAAATTGGGCCGAACCCCCAATTTTACTGAGCTCTGCGCCTTCAGTGGTATGTGGAGTGAGCATTGCAGCTACAAAAACTCTATTAAGTGGTTAAAGACCCTTCCCCGTGAGGGCGGTCGTATGCTGGTGGCAGCAGGCGAGGAAAATGCCGGTCTCATGGATATGGGTAATGGTTTTGGTGTAGTATTCAAAATTGAGAGCCACAATCACCCCAGTGCTATTGAACCATTTCAGGGTGCGGCAACCGGTGTAGGTGGTATCCAACGCGATATTTTCACGATGGGTGCAAGACCTATTGCATCTCTTAACAGCCTGCGATTTGGTAAGCTGGAGGACAAGAAGACCCAGCGTTTACTTGCCGGTGTAGTAAAAGGAATCGGACATTATGGTAACTGTTTTGGTGTACCAACAGTAGGTGGTGAAGTATATTTTGAATCCTGTTATCATACCAATCCATTGGTGAATGCCATGAGTGTGGGTATCATGCAGGCCAATAAAATGGTGAGTGCTACTGCTAAAGGGTTGGGTAATCCAGTTATTTACGTGGGTAGTGCTACAGGTAAGGATGGAATCGGTGGTGCAAGTTTCGCAAGTGCAGATATTACCGAGGAAAGTGCAGAAGAGTTACCAGCAGTGCAGGTTGGTGATCCATTCCAGGAAAAGAAATTATTGGAAGCTTGTTTAGAAGTGATTGAAACCGGTGCTGTAGTAGGTATGCAGGATATGGGTGCTGCGGGTATCATCTGCTCAACTGCAGAAATGAGCGCCAAGGGCAATGTGGGCATGCATATCGATCTGGAAAAAGTACCTACGCGCCAGCAAAATATGAAAGCATGGGAACTTTTGCTGAGTGAAAGTCAGGAGCGCATGTTGATGGTAGTAGAAAAAGGTCGCGAAGCAGAAGTGATTGCTGTTTTTGAAAAATGGGATCTCAGTGCCAGCACGGTGGGGCATGTTACCGATGATGGCCTGTTGAAGTTTTATATGCATGGCGTGTTGGAAGCAGAAATTCCAGCGTATGAATTAGTATTAGGTGGTGGTGCTCCTCAATATACCAGAGAATATAAAGAACCTAAGTACTTTGAAAAGATCAAAGCATTTGATATCAATACTGTACCTGATGTTACAGTAGATGAACTGAAAGCAACTGCTGAACAAATGGTTCAAATACCCAATATTGCTTCTAAGCGTTGGGTATATACACAATACGATAGCATGGTGGGCGCAGCCAATGCATCTACCAATGCACCAAGTGATGCATCGGTTGTGTTAGCCAAAGGAACTGGTAAGGCTTTGGCCGTTACAGTTGATTGTAATAGTCGTTACGTGTTTGCTGATCCATATCAGGGTGGTATGATTGCTGTGGCAGAAGCTGCCAGAAATATTGTCTGCAGTGGTGGTGAGCCAATAGGTGTAACCAACTGTCTCAACTTTGGTAATCCGTATGATCCTGAAGTGTATTATCAATTTGTGAAAGCAGTAACTGGTATGGGCGATGCTTGTCGCAAATTCAATACACCTGTAACAGGTGGTAACGTAAGCTTCTACAACCAGAACCCTGAAGGTCCGGTTTATCCAACACCTACGATTGGTATGGTTGGTGTGATTGATGATTTGGACAATAGAATGACCATGGATTATAAAACACCGGGTGATTTTATTGTGCTCATTGGTGAACAGCGTAACGATATCGCGTCTTCAGAATACCTGCATAAGATTCGTGGTGTAGAATATTCTCCGGCACCTGCTTTCAATTTGTTTGAAGAGTACCAGGTACAACAATTTGTTGCTGGTGCTATTCGCAAAAAGCAAATCCTTTCTGCACATGATATTAGCGAAGGTGGTCTGATTGTCACCCTTATAGAGAAAGGCTTTAACCGTAATCTTGGATTTGCAGTAGATGCTGATGTGGCTGGTAGAAA is drawn from Chitinophagales bacterium and contains these coding sequences:
- the purL gene encoding phosphoribosylformylglycinamidine synthase subunit PurL — its product is MEITVKTAQQLRLTEEEFELIKSKLGRTPNFTELCAFSGMWSEHCSYKNSIKWLKTLPREGGRMLVAAGEENAGLMDMGNGFGVVFKIESHNHPSAIEPFQGAATGVGGIQRDIFTMGARPIASLNSLRFGKLEDKKTQRLLAGVVKGIGHYGNCFGVPTVGGEVYFESCYHTNPLVNAMSVGIMQANKMVSATAKGLGNPVIYVGSATGKDGIGGASFASADITEESAEELPAVQVGDPFQEKKLLEACLEVIETGAVVGMQDMGAAGIICSTAEMSAKGNVGMHIDLEKVPTRQQNMKAWELLLSESQERMLMVVEKGREAEVIAVFEKWDLSASTVGHVTDDGLLKFYMHGVLEAEIPAYELVLGGGAPQYTREYKEPKYFEKIKAFDINTVPDVTVDELKATAEQMVQIPNIASKRWVYTQYDSMVGAANASTNAPSDASVVLAKGTGKALAVTVDCNSRYVFADPYQGGMIAVAEAARNIVCSGGEPIGVTNCLNFGNPYDPEVYYQFVKAVTGMGDACRKFNTPVTGGNVSFYNQNPEGPVYPTPTIGMVGVIDDLDNRMTMDYKTPGDFIVLIGEQRNDIASSEYLHKIRGVEYSPAPAFNLFEEYQVQQFVAGAIRKKQILSAHDISEGGLIVTLIEKGFNRNLGFAVDADVAGRNDAYWLGEAQSRVVVTCSAEQLAELQGDAMEKGIGCTVIGKVTDGTISVNGADWGNIATWKNKYDTAIENIINKS
- a CDS encoding DUF4114 domain-containing protein, with the protein product MAKSYSKLLSTLLSATLIFATADAQFQTLGTYNSNGKPNYLVTPSDVVTNDFRTRINNTLPETRPVPTYSPRLISDTVPETIQANCNIDVWVSFVYEGASYRNVLGFYTFTGNTPATAPANNQVTLIFPNASRTGDGGELNAGDKVFLGNFPSGTKIAFVLFSNGWNGSAPTVGNGAIWSISSWNTAVADPTKRKHMVMVTDSVTNRIVLGFEDIRRDLGGDQDFNDCLFYVTTNPNTCDNRSNIPVLNPNGSIVYSGNTGGVESKSLGDIIGKRNYNKAINNEFGSIDYQRFTELPSTGKMQMLTSTDASNNVAGALSLSELMPARMLDPGYKLYLTSPTDLTGFTNAKEVISIDFTQNNECKAVAFATKTSGEVYNHTKPVCDRLRGAELIGMENFTLNGLDFVRYTLKRENGAIEFATSFSVGMKNGRNSYTFQSNWLNQNYQNDEVMYNFQLWAAAPHLVTDMMIDVLDKLNSSMKVQQIKVAGLPQTYVLAGKRAGNTLNLRINNTTSATTAYLEMAEKANEKAAVSKRLIPVTLNAKGQTQVAVPVGDFYETDIKVYVNGKLEDALYMADGGWGIDYNSTTTSLNRFAVVNNDTRKYGDEYPLLRNAEFNASTKDFVTLYKILAGGATEQDLTAYNQLKFSATGTGTLRVTLVKKSITDWNKQYSYAVALTNSKKDYTLNLIDFAANGTKDKINPNDIAQVVFSFEVNGKQTSLTGGIYDAAFVKGAVATPENKDAKELRIYPNPANGIFKIGFEANTAAPATIRITDAATGRSLFEKTITTVEGNNVVDVDLTKTIAPQQMIGIINVNGTSVRYKAAKIVVNR